The proteins below come from a single Nocardiopsis gilva YIM 90087 genomic window:
- a CDS encoding cupin domain-containing protein, with amino-acid sequence MTTEHQVPDYVWSAVQDAPVHELFPGIRQRPLWSGNNGATAQVLEMDPNTCWQGIDVHEPGPEEVFVVSGVFNDGDRDYPAGSFIHAPAGSSHVPQTTTGCTLFVFYPEG; translated from the coding sequence ATGACGACAGAACACCAAGTGCCTGACTATGTGTGGTCCGCCGTGCAGGACGCCCCTGTTCATGAGCTCTTTCCAGGTATCCGCCAGCGCCCGCTGTGGAGCGGCAACAATGGCGCGACGGCCCAGGTACTGGAGATGGACCCGAACACGTGTTGGCAGGGCATCGATGTCCACGAACCGGGTCCCGAGGAGGTCTTCGTGGTCTCCGGCGTCTTCAACGACGGCGACCGGGACTATCCCGCCGGCTCCTTCATCCACGCCCCAGCGGGTTCCTCCCACGTCCCACAGACGACGACAGGCTGCACGCTGTTCGTCTTCTACCCCGAAGGCTGA
- a CDS encoding helix-turn-helix domain-containing protein encodes MRYAQGGGLTAQGRARREQVRLEAARRFGQGASRAEVARELRVTPTTASRWYKAWKNGGSAALASKGPAARPRLDDGQTQRLELELGRGPWPTGGPTSAGPWPVSATSSADSSTSTTPSRASGT; translated from the coding sequence ATGAGGTATGCGCAGGGCGGAGGACTGACCGCCCAGGGGCGAGCACGCCGCGAGCAGGTCCGGCTCGAGGCCGCCCGGCGGTTCGGCCAGGGCGCCAGCCGCGCCGAGGTCGCCCGCGAGCTGCGCGTCACCCCCACCACCGCGAGCCGCTGGTACAAGGCCTGGAAGAACGGCGGCAGCGCCGCGCTGGCCTCCAAAGGCCCCGCTGCCCGGCCCCGCCTCGACGATGGGCAGACCCAGCGGCTGGAACTCGAACTGGGCCGCGGCCCCTGGCCCACGGGTGGGCCGACCAGCGCTGGACCCTGGCCCGTATCCGCGACCTCATCCGCCGACTCTTCGACATCGACTACACCGTCCCGGGCGTCTGGTACCTGA
- a CDS encoding helix-turn-helix domain-containing protein, with protein MRYFSAMHRVVALARPLQSTFELGCAAEVFGTEREGLPARYTFGVCAERPGQVTTRAGYAMLVAEGLEALEQADTVVVPGWLPVDEAPSPAVVQALRRAHERGTRVVSICTGAFGLAHAGLLDGRRATTHWARAQELAVRFPAVRVDADVLYVDDGDVATSAGAGAGIDLCLHLVRTDQGAEYAAHVARSMVMPPHREGGQLQYSAPPHPAHIDGSLAPLLEWVTRRLGDPLTVEDLAVHAGVSARTLARRFADQLGVGPGQWLLAQRIAAARELLESSALPLDAVARRVGLSSATNLRRRFLRALGTTPGAYRRAFRSDP; from the coding sequence ATGCGGTACTTTTCTGCCATGCATCGAGTGGTGGCTCTCGCCCGCCCGCTGCAGTCGACCTTCGAGCTTGGTTGCGCGGCTGAGGTGTTCGGGACCGAGCGGGAAGGACTTCCGGCGCGCTACACGTTCGGCGTGTGCGCCGAGCGCCCGGGGCAGGTCACGACGCGCGCCGGGTACGCCATGCTGGTGGCCGAGGGGCTGGAGGCGCTCGAACAAGCGGACACCGTGGTCGTCCCCGGGTGGCTGCCCGTTGACGAGGCGCCCTCACCCGCGGTCGTTCAGGCCCTGCGCCGTGCGCACGAGCGCGGAACACGGGTAGTCAGCATCTGCACCGGCGCCTTCGGGCTGGCACACGCTGGTCTACTGGACGGACGACGGGCGACCACGCACTGGGCGCGGGCGCAGGAGTTGGCCGTGCGCTTCCCAGCCGTCCGGGTCGACGCGGACGTGCTGTATGTGGACGACGGTGACGTGGCCACCAGTGCTGGCGCTGGCGCCGGCATCGACCTGTGCTTGCACCTGGTACGCACTGACCAGGGGGCCGAATACGCCGCGCACGTCGCACGGAGCATGGTCATGCCGCCCCATCGCGAGGGCGGGCAGTTGCAGTACTCGGCGCCGCCGCACCCCGCCCACATCGACGGTTCTCTCGCGCCGTTGCTGGAGTGGGTGACCAGGCGACTCGGTGACCCTTTGACGGTCGAGGACTTGGCCGTGCATGCAGGCGTCTCGGCGCGTACCCTCGCCCGCCGGTTCGCCGACCAGCTCGGCGTCGGGCCGGGACAGTGGCTGCTCGCTCAGCGGATAGCCGCCGCCCGGGAACTGCTGGAATCGTCCGCTCTCCCATTGGACGCCGTCGCCCGACGCGTCGGTCTCTCCTCGGCCACCAACCTGCGCAGGCGTTTCCTTCGCGCCTTGGGCACCACGCCGGGTGCCTACCGTCGGGCCTTCCGGAGCGACCCGTGA
- a CDS encoding helix-turn-helix domain-containing protein, whose protein sequence is MAHGWADQRWTLARIRDLIRRLFDIDYTVPGVWYLMDRLGWSAQKPARQAIERDPTAVEVWKKDVGPSANRPRRPRAPGSSSKANPGTT, encoded by the coding sequence CTGGCCCACGGGTGGGCCGACCAGCGCTGGACCCTGGCCCGTATCCGCGACCTCATCCGCCGACTCTTCGACATCGACTACACCGTCCCGGGCGTCTGGTACCTGATGGACCGGCTGGGCTGGTCGGCCCAGAAACCCGCCCGCCAGGCCATCGAGCGCGACCCCACGGCGGTGGAGGTCTGGAAGAAGGACGTCGGGCCGAGCGCAAACAGACCGCGGCGGCCCAGGGCGCCGGGATCGTCTTCGAAGGCGAATCCGGGCACAACCTGA
- a CDS encoding CDP-alcohol phosphatidyltransferase family protein: MNGLYSLKPWFAERLAHVRRGLVERGVRPAVLTWAGVAFGAGAGVAIALVPMGPLAGVLVAVLLVARLACANLDGGVARDSGRSTRFGFVVNELGDRLAEFAVLTGCLFVAPSAVVLAAALAATLPSWVSLAGTAAGARRVQGGPVGKTERCALLIVLAATGAAVPVLFLLAVGSLITAVVRLVRVARALSETDEASAEAEYAAAGTLS; encoded by the coding sequence ATGAACGGTCTGTACTCCCTCAAGCCATGGTTCGCGGAGCGGCTCGCGCATGTGCGGCGCGGGCTTGTCGAGCGTGGTGTCCGGCCCGCTGTGCTCACGTGGGCTGGTGTCGCGTTCGGTGCCGGTGCTGGTGTGGCCATCGCGCTGGTGCCGATGGGACCGCTTGCCGGGGTCTTGGTCGCTGTCCTTCTCGTCGCACGGTTGGCGTGCGCGAATCTCGATGGTGGTGTCGCCAGGGACAGCGGCCGGTCGACGCGGTTCGGTTTCGTGGTCAATGAGCTGGGTGATCGGCTCGCCGAGTTCGCCGTGCTGACTGGGTGCCTGTTCGTCGCGCCGTCCGCAGTCGTGCTGGCGGCGGCGCTCGCGGCGACGCTGCCTTCGTGGGTGTCGCTGGCGGGCACGGCCGCGGGGGCACGACGGGTGCAAGGTGGTCCGGTCGGCAAGACTGAGCGCTGCGCGCTACTCATCGTCCTCGCCGCCACCGGAGCCGCTGTCCCGGTGCTTTTCCTTCTGGCCGTCGGGTCGCTGATCACGGCGGTGGTGCGGCTGGTCCGTGTCGCTCGGGCACTGAGCGAGACCGACGAGGCGAGCGCTGAAGCCGAGTATGCCGCCGCGGGGACGCTGTCATGA